In Candidatus Binatus sp., the DNA window TCAGCGAATGTATCTTTGGATCGTCGATCATAGTTACTACCATAACCAAAGGGGCGTTTTGTCTCGGCTCAGCCAATCTCGCGAACTATACTCTGGATTCGCGATGCATGAACCCGTAACACCGAAACGCGGGCCCGGTGACTCGGCGGCCCGCGGCACATCCGCGCAAAAGCCTGATGCGAAGTGGCATTGGCTAAAAGGTCCGGATCGCCAGTGTCAATGACTGCGCGATCTCCCGATCCCGGACGCTTAATCGCGGCTTCACGTGAAACTCGCGCGAATTAATCTCGCGTGACAATCAGGCGCCGGATTTCGCCGGCGCCCCGATTGATCTCACGTGCGTTGGCAGAATTGTTCAGCGCGGTTCTTTCTCGCCGCGGTAGTTGAGCGTGAGTTCCGCGACTCCGGCCGCGACGTTAAGTCCGTTCTGCCCTTCGACTGATACCGGCTGAAGCGCGATCGACTGATCGAAGCCTCCGATCAGGACGTTTGCGCCCCCGCCTGCGCCGAGCGTGAGGCTCGCGGTCACACCGCCGTAGTGCCCGGACAAGGCCCCGGGCTTGATATCCTTGGTCGGTGCGGCGACCGCCCACAAGATCACCGATGATTTCAGATAGCCGATATCTGCGCCGAACTTCGAGATGCTTCCGCTGTAGTATTCGGTTCTTCCGCCGTTGGACGAGTATGAGCATTTGAGGTCGCGCGAAGATCCGAACACAAATCCCCATCCCGAGGCTTCGTGACAAGTCAGATAGCCTGTCTTGACGGTGTACTTGCTATCCTCGGCGTGCGCCGTCAATGACCAACAACTCAAGAAGAGCATACTGGTAGCAGCAACCGCGATGCGGAGTCCTGATTTCATGTCTTCCTCCTGAAGGCCATGCGCTAAATTGTTCCCTGATTGACGTTAGCCAAAAAACAACAACCTGGGATTGTCGTATTGCTTCTCCGATCCTTGTAGACCGTAGACCGAATGGCCTCCCTCGGCAAGCTGCAACTCGGCTTCGGTCCGCCCAGACCAGCCCCGGCCGTCCAGAACGCCGATCGATGCCTTGCCTCCCGCCGCTTCACGATCGATGCTTCCACCTTCGGCGGGAGCGAACGCAATCTCAGTGGCGGCGCGAAATGATTCAAACTCTTCTGATCGACAATTACGATTCCTTCACGTTCAACCTGTTTCAGCTCATAGCGCAGGTAAACGGACAGGAACCCATCGTCATAAAAAACGATCAGCTTGCCTGGGACGATCTGAAAAATTACCGCTTCGACAATATCGTTATTTCGCCGGGGCCCGGATGCCCTCAAAACCACCGCGACTTCGGCGTCTCCCGCGACGCGATCCTGTTTGCCGAGGCGCCGATCCTCGGCGTCTGCATTGGTCATCAGGGAATCGGCGATGCCTTTGGCGCCGCCGTCGCGCTTGCGCCGGAGCCGATGCACGGCCGGGTCGCCCAAGTCTATCACCATGGCGATCCTCTGTTCGCGGGCGTGCCTTCCCCCTTTTCCGCCGTCCGCTATCATTCGCTATGCGTCGTGCCGCCCATCCCGGCGCCTCTGGCGGCGATTGCCTGGACCGGCGACGGCGTGGTGATGGGCATCCGTCACCGGGATCGGCCGATCTGGGGCATTCAATTTCATCCCGAATCGATCTGCAGCGACTATGGCCATCGGATTTTGGCGAATTTTCGCGACCTGTCCCATTCCTTCAAACAGACCCGCAAATGCCGTTCCCAGCCGTCTTCTCCGCCCGCAAAGTCTCCGCTCCCGCCGGGGGCCGAGCCGACTGCGGATCACCATCCGAAGTTTCAGCTTCGCTCGCGACGTCTCGATATCTGTCCCGACGCGCAAGCCGTGTTTGCCGCCACTTATAGCCGTTCGCCAAGCGCATTCTGGCTCGATAGCAGCCTGATCGTTCCCGGCCTGTCGCGCTTCTCCTTCCTTGGTGATGGTTCGGGTCCTTACAGTTTCAGAGTCATGTACGATACTCACAGTCGTACAGTCACCGTCGCCGATTCATCAGGCCTGCGCCGGATCGGCCAGAGTGTGTTTGAGTACCTGCGGGAATTTATCGAGCAGGTGCGCATTGCTCCCGCCGATTTGCCCTTTGATTTTACCTGCGGGTTTGTAGGCTACTTTGGCTATGAACTGAAGCGGGAATGCGGCGCCGGCTTCGCCTACAAGTCGGCCACTCCCGATGCTTACTTTCTATTCGCCGACCGGCTGATCGCAATCGATCACCTGGCCGCCGTCACCTATCTGGTCTGCCTGGCGCCCGCCGGAGATGGCGCCGATGAGAGCGAGTGCTGGTTCGATGCGATCGAGGCGCATCTGCGCGGCCTCCCGGCCGGGCCTGGCGCGCCCGCGTTCGCCCGCCCGGAGATCGCGATCGCGATGCGCTATCAGCATTCGCCGCCGGAGTACCTGAAGCTGATCGAACGATGCCTGCACGAGTTGCGCCGCGGCGAATCCTACGAAATCTGCCTGACCAATAAAATATTCCCGCAGGCGCGAATCGAGCCGTTGGCCACTTACAACGTGCTGCGCACGATCAACCCCGCGCCGTACGCGGCCTTTCTCAGTTTTCCGGGGCTGTCGATCCTGAGCGCGTCGCCCGAGCGCTTTGTCAAAATCGATAGCGCCGGCAATGTCGAATCGCGGCCGATAAAGGGCACCGCGCCGCGCGGGCGTACCCCTGCCGACGACGAACGCATTCGCCGGGACCTGCAATCCAGCGAAAAGGAGCGCGCCGAGAACCTCATGATCGTGGACTTGATCCGCAACGATCTGGGCCGCGTCTGCAAGATCGGCACGGTCGAGGCGCCGCGCCTGATGGAAGTCGAGAGCTACGCCACCGTGCATCAGTTGGTGAGCACGGTGCGCGGATGCCTGCGGCCAGGGGTGACCGCGATCGACTGTTTAAGGGCCGCGTTTCCGGGTGGTTCCATGACCGGCGCGCCGAAACTTCGGACCATGGAGATCATCGATCGCCTCGAGAACCAGGCGCGGGGAATTTATTCCGGCGCCCTGGGGTTTCTTTCGATTTCCGGCGCGGCGGATTTTTCAATTGTTATTCGCACGATCGTTGTCGCCGACGGCGCGATTTCGATCGGCGTCGGGGGCGCCGTCGTGGTCGGCTCGGAACCCGCGCGCGAGCTCGAGGAGGCGCTGCTGAAAGCCCAGGCGCCGATGCGCGCGATTGCGCTGACCCGCGAGTGAAAGGATATGGCCGATGACGTGGAATTCAGCCTGATTGAAACCATCCTCTGGACGAAGTCGTCCGGCTATGTGCTCCTGCAATACCATCTGCGGCGGCTGGCGGCGTCGGCGGCCTGGATGGGCTTTCTCTGCAACTTGGCCGAGGTCACCCGCACCCTGCAAGAATCCGCTGGTAACCTGTCCGCCGAGCCGTTCTGGAAAATTCGATTGATACTGGCGCCGGACGGCACGCTATCCGTATCCGCCACCCCAATCGAACCACCCGGGCATAAGCAACCTCTGCCACGGGCGGTGATTTCCACCACCGCAGTCTCCAGCGCGGACCCTATCCTGCGCCATAAGACGACCCGGCGCGCCTTGTACGACGCCGAGCTTAAGGCCTGGTCGGCT includes these proteins:
- a CDS encoding DUF992 domain-containing protein; this translates as MLFLSCWSLTAHAEDSKYTVKTGYLTCHEASGWGFVFGSSRDLKCSYSSNGGRTEYYSGSISKFGADIGYLKSSVILWAVAAPTKDIKPGALSGHYGGVTASLTLGAGGGANVLIGGFDQSIALQPVSVEGQNGLNVAAGVAELTLNYRGEKEPR
- the pabB gene encoding aminodeoxychorismate synthase component I, whose product is MIQTLLIDNYDSFTFNLFQLIAQVNGQEPIVIKNDQLAWDDLKNYRFDNIVISPGPGCPQNHRDFGVSRDAILFAEAPILGVCIGHQGIGDAFGAAVALAPEPMHGRVAQVYHHGDPLFAGVPSPFSAVRYHSLCVVPPIPAPLAAIAWTGDGVVMGIRHRDRPIWGIQFHPESICSDYGHRILANFRDLSHSFKQTRKCRSQPSSPPAKSPLPPGAEPTADHHPKFQLRSRRLDICPDAQAVFAATYSRSPSAFWLDSSLIVPGLSRFSFLGDGSGPYSFRVMYDTHSRTVTVADSSGLRRIGQSVFEYLREFIEQVRIAPADLPFDFTCGFVGYFGYELKRECGAGFAYKSATPDAYFLFADRLIAIDHLAAVTYLVCLAPAGDGADESECWFDAIEAHLRGLPAGPGAPAFARPEIAIAMRYQHSPPEYLKLIERCLHELRRGESYEICLTNKIFPQARIEPLATYNVLRTINPAPYAAFLSFPGLSILSASPERFVKIDSAGNVESRPIKGTAPRGRTPADDERIRRDLQSSEKERAENLMIVDLIRNDLGRVCKIGTVEAPRLMEVESYATVHQLVSTVRGCLRPGVTAIDCLRAAFPGGSMTGAPKLRTMEIIDRLENQARGIYSGALGFLSISGAADFSIVIRTIVVADGAISIGVGGAVVVGSEPARELEEALLKAQAPMRAIALTRE
- a CDS encoding aminotransferase class IV, with protein sequence MADDVEFSLIETILWTKSSGYVLLQYHLRRLAASAAWMGFLCNLAEVTRTLQESAGNLSAEPFWKIRLILAPDGTLSVSATPIEPPGHKQPLPRAVISTTAVSSADPILRHKTTRRALYDAELKAWSARTGCFDVIFVNERAEVTEGARTNLFIQRGAAILTPPLECGLLDGTLRRWMLDSQAMRTRECVLTVADLASADRIFLGNSVRGLVEVCL